GTTTCGGATCGTCCTTACGGCACGTTCCACGCCGGTCCGTCGAAGACCGCCGATATCGAGCAGTCGCTGGTGATCGGCGCGCATGGCCCGCGCTCGCTCACCGTCTTTTGTCTGCTCGATACGTAGGCGATCCGCGTGGAAGAGATCGCCTATCACGAATCGGGGCATGCCTTCGCGGCGGCGTATCTCGGCGCACGGGTCCATTCGATCAGCATCGAGCCCGACCGCAACGATCTTCCCGATCGTGAAGGGGAGGCGACCTACTCGTTTCGCCGTGGCCAGTACACGCAGCAGCAAGTGGCGCAGAACATCATGTTCGTGGCACTGGCGGGACCGGTGGCCGAGATGATCTATCGCCAGGAGCCGCTCCACCCGGCGTTTGTGCCCGAGTGGGCCTACGACTGGCAGCAGG
This window of the Pirellula staleyi DSM 6068 genome carries:
- a CDS encoding M50 family metallopeptidase, translating into MEEIAYHESGHAFAAAYLGARVHSISIEPDRNDLPDREGEATYSFRRGQYTQQQVAQNIMFVALAGPVAEMIYRQEPLHPAFVPEWAYDWQQAMDAAAAIQPDERKRLTVLEMLVRKMHELFRLDQHWAAIAAVADNLLAHETLDEDQLSEIFAAWLRR